In Arachis stenosperma cultivar V10309 chromosome 1, arast.V10309.gnm1.PFL2, whole genome shotgun sequence, one DNA window encodes the following:
- the LOC130933957 gene encoding glucose and ribitol dehydrogenase-like, translating into MASKDVKFPPQSQETQPGKEYIMNPIPQAISPDYKPSNKLWGKVALVTGGDSGIGRAVCVCFAKEGATVAFTYVKGHEDRDKDDTLKMLLESKKSDAQDPLAIAADIGFDENCKQLVDHVVQEYGRIDILVNNAAEQHLTKSVEEITQDQLERVFKTNMFSQFYLVRHALIHMKEGSSIINSTSVNAYNGSPQALDYTATKGAIVAFTRGLAQMLVSKGIRVNAVAPGPVWTPIQPASMPAEMIQSLGSEVPMKRAAQPSEIAPCYLFLASLQESSYFSGQVLHPNGGVIVNA; encoded by the exons ATGGCGAGCAAGGATGTTAAGTTCCCTCCTCAGAGCCAGGAGACTCAGCCAGGGAAAGAGTACATAATGAATCCGATTCCTCAAGCCATAAGTCCAGACTACAAGCCCTCCAACAAGCTCTGG GGTAAGGTGGCTTTGGTGACAGGAGGTGATTCTGGGATAGGCAGAGcagtgtgtgtgtgttttgCAAAAGAGGGTGCAACAGTTGCATTTACATACGTTAAGGGCCACGAGGACAGGGACAAGGATGACACACTTAAGATGCTGCTAGAATCCAAGAAAAGTGATGCACAAGATCCTTTGGCAATAGCTGCGGATATTGGATTTGATGAGAACTGCAAGCAGCTTGTTGATCATGTTGTCCAAGAATATGGACGCATTGATATTCTAGTTAACAATGCAGCCGAGCAGCACTTGACTAAATCGGTCGAGGAAATCACCCAAGATCAACTAGAAAGAGTCTTCAAGACCAATATGTTTTCGCAGTTCTACTTGGTCAG GCATGCACTGATTCACATGAAAGAAGGGAGTTCCATTATCAACTCAACCTCAGTTAATGCCTACAATGGAAGTCCTCAAGCACTGGACTATACTGCAACGAAGGGAGCCATTGTGGCCTTCACAAGAGGGCTTGCTCAGATGCTGGTGAGTAAGGGGATTCGGGTGAATGCGGTGGCGCCGGGTCCGGTTTGGACGCCAATACAACCAGCTTCCATGCCTGCCGAGATGATTCAGAGTTTAGGGTCAGAGGTGCCAATGAAGCGAGCAGCTCAACCATCGGAGATTGCACCCTGTTATTTGTTCTTGGCATCCCTTCAGGAATCTTCTTATTTTAGTGGCCAAGTTCTCCATCCAAATG GTGGGGTGATCGTCAATGCTTAG
- the LOC130970759 gene encoding E3 ubiquitin-protein ligase RHF1A-like produces the protein MPTSDDCSDDACSICLEPYTANDPATITSCKHDYHLHCIIEWSQRSKECPICWQLLSLQDPTSQELLAAVEAEKRLISRNEHSSSYASSPSPLERLNDDHDYPCSDDSDLDEQLMQHLDATAASTTGHIHRRKRQRYYGAGPSEVLVSNSSIPASRIQPPSEGSVSSSSESEVSLKPSWQPLESDRRVNTSEMFSFPKSIKFKFSAASARYKESISKSTRGLKEKLIAHNASVKELSKGVRREMNVGIAGVAKMIERLDLSSKRSSTIRPVNGGRGISIIPFKGKSVQQNNAIEQQQSGVFVCHISSDSPSLVPPPTPSVQD, from the exons ATGCCCACTTCCGACGACTGCTCCGATGACGCCTGCAGCATTTGTCTTGAACCCTACACCGCCAACGACCCCGCCACT ATTACCAGTTGCAAACATGATTATCATCTGCATTGTATTATTGAATG gtCACAGAGAAGCAAAGAGTGCCCAATATGTTGGCAGTTACTTAGCTTACAAGACCCCACCAG CCAAGAGCTTCTAGCTGCAGTGGAGGCTGAAAAACGCTTAATATCCAGGAATGAACATTCATCTTCATACGCCAGCTCTCCTAGTCCCCTTGAACGACTCAATGATGATCAT GATTATCCTTGTTCAGATGACTCTGATCTTGATGAGCAACTTATGCAACACCTAGATGCTACTGCAGCAAGCACAACTGGTCATATTCACAGACGAAAAAGGCAGAGATATTATGGTGCAGGTCCATCAGAGGTGCTTGTTTCAAATTCTTCTATTCCAGCTTCTAGGATTCAGCCACCATCTGAGGGTAGTGTATCATCATCTTCTGAGAGTGAAGTCTCTTTAAAGCCCAG CTGGCAACCACTTGAGAGTGATAGGAGAGTGAACACTTCTGAAATGTTCTCCTTCCCCAAGTCCATCAAGTTCAAATTTTCTGCTGCTTCGGCAAG ATATAAGGAATCAATTTCAAAAAGCACTCGAGGCCTTAAAGAGAAGTTGATTGCTCATAATGCCTCAGTGAAAGAGCTCAGTAAAGGTGTTCGGCGTGAGATGAATGTAGGCATTGCTGGTGTTGCAAAGATGATCGAACGTCTTGATCTTTCGTCGAAACGGTCAAGTACCATCAGGCCAGTCAATGGTGGTAGGGGCATCTCTATCATCCCCTTCAAAGGGAAGTCTGTCCAGCAGAATAATGCCATTGAGCAGCAGCAATCTGGAGTTTTCGTTTGTCATATTAGTTCAGACTCTCCATCTCTTGTTCCTCCACCAACTCCAAGTGTTCAGG ACTGA
- the LOC130970740 gene encoding DEAD-box ATP-dependent RNA helicase 58, chloroplastic isoform X1 yields the protein MPASCPHPYFAKVISSFFFLMLCLIILSHCCCCFRMEEIGYVMPTDVQREALPHLFSGRDCILHAQTGSGKTLTYLLLIYSIINTLKSSAQALVVVPTRELGMQVTKVARMLAAKPTGVDGEQKSCTIMALLDGGTLRRHKSWLKAEPPTVVVATVGSLCQMLERQIFLLESVRVLIVDEVDFIFSSSKQVSSLRKLLTSYSSCNNRQTVFASASIPQHRRFLHDCVQQKWTKSDVIHIHVSPVEPMPSRLCHRFIICNNKRKLQTLLSLIQSDAPESGIIFVGEQSEKSKKAGNAPSTDLVIDFLKTSYEGPLDIVLLEDDMNFNSRAVSLLEVRKGGGYLLVATDIAARGVDLPEMSHIYNFDLPRTAIDYLHRAGRTCRKPFSDMKCTVTTIIVPEERFVLQKYENELMFNSEELIP from the exons ATGCCAGCCTCATGTCCCCACCCATATTTTGCAAAGGTAATTTCAAGTTTCTTCTTTCTTATGCTCTGCTTAATCATACTCAGTCATTGTTGTTGCTGTTTCAGGATGGAAGAGATTGGATATGTGATGCCTACAGATGTTCAGAGGGAGGCTTTGCCTCATCTTTTCTCCGGCCGTGACTGTATACTTCATGCTCAG ACAGGTTCTGGGAAGACACTTACATACCTGCTTTTGATTTATTCCATCATCAACACTTTGAAATCTTCTGCGCAAGCGCTTGTTGTCGTCCCCACCCGTGAACTTGGCATGCAA GTCACTAAAGTTGCAAGGATGTTGGCAGCAAAGCCAACTGGAGTCGACGGGGAGCAGAAGTCGTGTACCATCATGGCTCTCTTGGATGGAGGAACATTGAGAAGACACAAGAGTTGGTTAAAG GCAGAGCCTCCAACAGTAGTGGTTGCAACAGTTGGGAGTTTAtgccaaatgcttgaaagacAAATTTTCTTGCTTGAATCTGTGCGGGTGCTAATTGTTGATGAG GTTGACTTCATTTTCAGTTCTTCAAAGCAAGTTAGTTCTCTTAGAAAGCTTTTGACTTCATATTCATCGTGCAATAACCGTCAGACAGTTTTTGCAAGTGCATCTATACCACAGCACAGACGATTTCTTCACGATTGTGTGCAGCAAAAATGGACAAAG AGTGATGTGATCCATATCCATGTCAGTCCAGTGGAGCCCATGCCATCTCGCCTGTGTCATAGATTTATA ATatgcaataacaaaaggaaactACAAACCCTATTATCCTTGATTCAATCTGATGCACCTGAGTCTGGCATTATATTTGTTGGTGAACAG TCTGAGAAGTCCAAAAAGGCTGGAAATGCTCCATCAACAGACCTTGTCATTGACTTTTTGAAGACATCATATGAAGGGCCTTTAGATATTGTCCTTCTTGAGGATGACATGAATTTCAACTCACGCGCAGTTTCATTGTTG GAGGTTCGAAAAGGAGGTGGATATCTGCTTGTAGCAACAGATATAGCTGCTAGAGGAGTTGACCTTCCTGAAATGTCTCATATCTACAACTTTGACTTGCCAAGGACTGCCATTGATTATCTTCATCGAGCAGGCAGGACTTGTAGGAAACCTTTTTCTGACATGAAATGTACTGTTACCACCATTATAGTTCCCGAGGAGAGGTTTGTTCTGCAGAAATATGAAAATGAGTTGATGTTTAACTCTGAGGAGCTTATTCCATAA
- the LOC130970740 gene encoding DEAD-box ATP-dependent RNA helicase 58, chloroplastic isoform X2: MQVTKVARMLAAKPTGVDGEQKSCTIMALLDGGTLRRHKSWLKAEPPTVVVATVGSLCQMLERQIFLLESVRVLIVDEVDFIFSSSKQVSSLRKLLTSYSSCNNRQTVFASASIPQHRRFLHDCVQQKWTKSDVIHIHVSPVEPMPSRLCHRFIICNNKRKLQTLLSLIQSDAPESGIIFVGEQSEKSKKAGNAPSTDLVIDFLKTSYEGPLDIVLLEDDMNFNSRAVSLLEVRKGGGYLLVATDIAARGVDLPEMSHIYNFDLPRTAIDYLHRAGRTCRKPFSDMKCTVTTIIVPEERFVLQKYENELMFNSEELIP, from the exons ATGCAA GTCACTAAAGTTGCAAGGATGTTGGCAGCAAAGCCAACTGGAGTCGACGGGGAGCAGAAGTCGTGTACCATCATGGCTCTCTTGGATGGAGGAACATTGAGAAGACACAAGAGTTGGTTAAAG GCAGAGCCTCCAACAGTAGTGGTTGCAACAGTTGGGAGTTTAtgccaaatgcttgaaagacAAATTTTCTTGCTTGAATCTGTGCGGGTGCTAATTGTTGATGAG GTTGACTTCATTTTCAGTTCTTCAAAGCAAGTTAGTTCTCTTAGAAAGCTTTTGACTTCATATTCATCGTGCAATAACCGTCAGACAGTTTTTGCAAGTGCATCTATACCACAGCACAGACGATTTCTTCACGATTGTGTGCAGCAAAAATGGACAAAG AGTGATGTGATCCATATCCATGTCAGTCCAGTGGAGCCCATGCCATCTCGCCTGTGTCATAGATTTATA ATatgcaataacaaaaggaaactACAAACCCTATTATCCTTGATTCAATCTGATGCACCTGAGTCTGGCATTATATTTGTTGGTGAACAG TCTGAGAAGTCCAAAAAGGCTGGAAATGCTCCATCAACAGACCTTGTCATTGACTTTTTGAAGACATCATATGAAGGGCCTTTAGATATTGTCCTTCTTGAGGATGACATGAATTTCAACTCACGCGCAGTTTCATTGTTG GAGGTTCGAAAAGGAGGTGGATATCTGCTTGTAGCAACAGATATAGCTGCTAGAGGAGTTGACCTTCCTGAAATGTCTCATATCTACAACTTTGACTTGCCAAGGACTGCCATTGATTATCTTCATCGAGCAGGCAGGACTTGTAGGAAACCTTTTTCTGACATGAAATGTACTGTTACCACCATTATAGTTCCCGAGGAGAGGTTTGTTCTGCAGAAATATGAAAATGAGTTGATGTTTAACTCTGAGGAGCTTATTCCATAA
- the LOC130941015 gene encoding glucose-1-phosphate adenylyltransferase large subunit 3, chloroplastic/amyloplastic-like isoform X2 — translation MAVPASGQMSVSSVMQLRGPTSLSLSGKKRSHLVKFSNGEVMGRKLRLRQQHGGNGCTNNVRRNHICMSLTADLRDLDAERRDARTVVAVILGGGAGTRLFPLTKRRAKPAVPIGGAYRLIDVPMSNCINSGINKVYILTQFNSASLNRHIARAYNSGTGVTFGDGYIEVLAATQTPGEAGKRWFQGTADAVRQFHWLFEDPRSKDIEDVLILSGDHLYRMDYMDFVQNHRESGADITLSCLPMDDSRASDFGLMKIDDKGRILSFSEKPKGEDLKAMQVDTTVLGLSKEEAVKKPYIASMGVYVFKKEILLNLLRWRFPTANDFGSEVIPASAREFYMKAYLFNDYWEDIGTIRSFFEANLALTEHPPRFSFYDAAKPMYTSRRNLPPSKIDNSKIVDSIISHGSFVDSSFIEHSVVGIRSRINSNVHLKDTVMLGADFYETKSEVTALLAEGRVPIGIGENTKIKDCIIDKNARIGKNVVIANKDGVQEADRSSEGFYIRSGVTIVLKNSVIEDGLVI, via the exons ATGGCAGTGCCTGCGAGTGGACAGATGTCAGTCTCATCCGTGATGCAGTTACGTGGACCAACAAGTCTCAGCCTCAGTGGTAAGAAGAGGAGTCATCTTGTGAAGTTTAGTAATGGAGAAGTAATGGGACGTAAGCTCAGGCTAAGACAACAGCATGGTGGCAATGGCTGCACTAACAATGTTAGGAGGAACCATATATGCATGTCTCTCACTGCTGAC TTGAGAGACTTGGATGCTGAGAGAAGGGATGCTAGGACGGTTGTGGCGGTTATACTTGGTGGAGGAGCCGGAACCCGTCTCTTTCCTCTTACAAAGCGCCGAGCCAAACCTGCT GTTCCTATTGGAGGTGCTTATAGGCTCATTGATGTGCCAATGAGCAACTGCATCAACAGTGGCATCAACAAGGTCTACATTCTCACTCAGTTCAACTCAGCTTCACTCAACAGGCATATCGCACGTGCTTACAACTCTGGCACTGGTGTCACCTTTGGAGATGGCTATATTGAG GTTCTCGCTGCCACTCAAACTCCAGGGGAGGCAGGTAAAAGATGGTTTCAAGGTACTGCTGATGCCGTGAGGCAGTTCCACTGGCTCTTTGAG GATCCTAGAAGCAAGGATATTGAGGATGTCCTGATTCTTTCTGGGGATCATCTCTACCGAATGGACTATATGGACTTTGTTCAA AATCATCGAGAGAGTGGTGCAGATATTACTCTTTCTTGTCTCCCCATGGATGACAG TCGTGCCTCTGATTTTGGTCTAATGAAGATAGATGATAAAGGAAGGATTCTCTCATTCAGTGAAAAGCCCAAAGGAGAAGACCTAAAAGCAATG CAAGTAGATACAACTGTTCTTGGGCTTTCAAAGGAAGAGGCTGTAAAGAAACCATACATTGCTTCTATGGGTGTGTATGTATTCAAGAAGGAGATACTTCTGAATCTATTAAG aTGGCGGTTTCCAACTGCAAATGACTTTGGATCAGAGGTCATCCCTGCCTCAGCTAGAGAATTTTACATGAAG GCTTATCTTTTCAATGATTACTGGGAGGACATAGGAACGATCCGATCATTCTTTGAGGCAAATCTAGCCCTCACTGAGCAT CCACCCAGGTTTAGCTTTTATGATGCGGCAAAGCCAATGTATACATCAAGAAGAAACCTGCCTCCATCAAAGATTGACAACAGCAAG ATTGTTGATTCAATTATATCACATGGGAGCTTTGTGGATAGTTCGTTCATAGAGCATAGTGTGGTTGGAATCAGATCCAGAATAAACTCAAATGTTCACTTAAAG GATACTGTGATGCTTGGTGCTGATTTCTACGAAACAAAATCAGAAGTGACAGCACTATTAGCCGAGGGAAGAGTTCCTATAGGGATAGgagaaaatacaaaaatcaa AGACTGTATTATTGACAAAAATGCTAGAATTGGAAAGAATGTTGTAATCGCAAATAAGGAT GGCGTACAAGAGGCTGATAGATCTTCAGAAGGGTTTTACATCCGTTCTGGTGTTACCATTGTATTGAAAAACTCAGTAATTGAAGATGGACTggtcatataa
- the LOC130941015 gene encoding glucose-1-phosphate adenylyltransferase large subunit 3, chloroplastic/amyloplastic-like isoform X1: MAVPASGQMSVSSVMQLRGPTSLSLSGKKRSHLVKFSNGEVMGRKLRLRQQHGGNGCTNNVRRNHICMSLTADVGSQSKLRDLDAERRDARTVVAVILGGGAGTRLFPLTKRRAKPAVPIGGAYRLIDVPMSNCINSGINKVYILTQFNSASLNRHIARAYNSGTGVTFGDGYIEVLAATQTPGEAGKRWFQGTADAVRQFHWLFEDPRSKDIEDVLILSGDHLYRMDYMDFVQNHRESGADITLSCLPMDDSRASDFGLMKIDDKGRILSFSEKPKGEDLKAMQVDTTVLGLSKEEAVKKPYIASMGVYVFKKEILLNLLRWRFPTANDFGSEVIPASAREFYMKAYLFNDYWEDIGTIRSFFEANLALTEHPPRFSFYDAAKPMYTSRRNLPPSKIDNSKIVDSIISHGSFVDSSFIEHSVVGIRSRINSNVHLKDTVMLGADFYETKSEVTALLAEGRVPIGIGENTKIKDCIIDKNARIGKNVVIANKDGVQEADRSSEGFYIRSGVTIVLKNSVIEDGLVI; this comes from the exons ATGGCAGTGCCTGCGAGTGGACAGATGTCAGTCTCATCCGTGATGCAGTTACGTGGACCAACAAGTCTCAGCCTCAGTGGTAAGAAGAGGAGTCATCTTGTGAAGTTTAGTAATGGAGAAGTAATGGGACGTAAGCTCAGGCTAAGACAACAGCATGGTGGCAATGGCTGCACTAACAATGTTAGGAGGAACCATATATGCATGTCTCTCACTGCTGACGTGGGTAGTCAATCCAAG TTGAGAGACTTGGATGCTGAGAGAAGGGATGCTAGGACGGTTGTGGCGGTTATACTTGGTGGAGGAGCCGGAACCCGTCTCTTTCCTCTTACAAAGCGCCGAGCCAAACCTGCT GTTCCTATTGGAGGTGCTTATAGGCTCATTGATGTGCCAATGAGCAACTGCATCAACAGTGGCATCAACAAGGTCTACATTCTCACTCAGTTCAACTCAGCTTCACTCAACAGGCATATCGCACGTGCTTACAACTCTGGCACTGGTGTCACCTTTGGAGATGGCTATATTGAG GTTCTCGCTGCCACTCAAACTCCAGGGGAGGCAGGTAAAAGATGGTTTCAAGGTACTGCTGATGCCGTGAGGCAGTTCCACTGGCTCTTTGAG GATCCTAGAAGCAAGGATATTGAGGATGTCCTGATTCTTTCTGGGGATCATCTCTACCGAATGGACTATATGGACTTTGTTCAA AATCATCGAGAGAGTGGTGCAGATATTACTCTTTCTTGTCTCCCCATGGATGACAG TCGTGCCTCTGATTTTGGTCTAATGAAGATAGATGATAAAGGAAGGATTCTCTCATTCAGTGAAAAGCCCAAAGGAGAAGACCTAAAAGCAATG CAAGTAGATACAACTGTTCTTGGGCTTTCAAAGGAAGAGGCTGTAAAGAAACCATACATTGCTTCTATGGGTGTGTATGTATTCAAGAAGGAGATACTTCTGAATCTATTAAG aTGGCGGTTTCCAACTGCAAATGACTTTGGATCAGAGGTCATCCCTGCCTCAGCTAGAGAATTTTACATGAAG GCTTATCTTTTCAATGATTACTGGGAGGACATAGGAACGATCCGATCATTCTTTGAGGCAAATCTAGCCCTCACTGAGCAT CCACCCAGGTTTAGCTTTTATGATGCGGCAAAGCCAATGTATACATCAAGAAGAAACCTGCCTCCATCAAAGATTGACAACAGCAAG ATTGTTGATTCAATTATATCACATGGGAGCTTTGTGGATAGTTCGTTCATAGAGCATAGTGTGGTTGGAATCAGATCCAGAATAAACTCAAATGTTCACTTAAAG GATACTGTGATGCTTGGTGCTGATTTCTACGAAACAAAATCAGAAGTGACAGCACTATTAGCCGAGGGAAGAGTTCCTATAGGGATAGgagaaaatacaaaaatcaa AGACTGTATTATTGACAAAAATGCTAGAATTGGAAAGAATGTTGTAATCGCAAATAAGGAT GGCGTACAAGAGGCTGATAGATCTTCAGAAGGGTTTTACATCCGTTCTGGTGTTACCATTGTATTGAAAAACTCAGTAATTGAAGATGGACTggtcatataa
- the LOC130933963 gene encoding probable LRR receptor-like serine/threonine-protein kinase At3g47570 — MGINYLSGRIPSSLCNATMLNTIDLAYNSFSGYIPDIFGSLRSLQLLNLGKNNLTSDSSDSELSIINSLTNCRFLKELTFSRNPLDSILPISVGNLSTSLVDLNLRGCSMRGTIPASIGNLSSLIKLDLGTNNFVGTFPTSIGKLIKLQGFYLHDNQLEGFVPNQLCQLRSLDLFTVKSNKFSGPIPSCLSNLTSLRRLWLSSNKFNSIPSTLWELSDLLLLDLSSNNLSGYLPLDSGNLKAISWIYLSGNQFSGSIPRSLSNLMNLAFLTLARNKFEGPIPESFGRMVSLEQLDLSENNLSGVIPKTLEALVYLKYFNVSHNKLKGKIPDGGPFANFSAQSFMGNKELCGAPRFHFSECKIEKSRKWNAHIVLTYVLPAAIVVTLLVAFLCILKFRKHKVVNNSEVNQSGERWRRISYYEIQQATDRFNDGNLLGVGSFGRVYKGVLSDGTNVAVKVFNLGLEGAFRSFDAECEILRSVRHRNLTKIISSCSNMDFKALILSYMPNGSLERWLHSEHHSLSMIQRLNIMIDVAEAMDYLHNGGSVPIIHCDLKPSNILLDEDMVAHVTDFGIAKLLSGDDSITQTMNLATIGYMAPEYGLEGTVSRQGDVYSYGILLMETFTQKKPTAEMFVGEFSIKEWVKMSCPDSLLDIIDAKLLVEEGEPNTKQDCLLSIVTLALDCSAESPGLRKNMKSVVVALKKIKRLLLN; from the exons ATGGGGATTAATTATCTCAGTGGAAGAATCCCAAGCTCCTTGTGCAATGCCACTATGCTTAATACCATAGATTTGGCTTACAATTCATTTTCTGGATACATTCCAGACATTTTTGGCAGCTTAAGAAGTCTCCAGCTGCTCAATCTTGGTAAAAATAATTTGACAAGTGATTCATCCGATTCAGAGCTAAGCATTATAAATTCTTTGACAAATTGTAGATTTCTCAAAGAGTTGACATTTTCTCGAAATCCATTGGATTCCATTCTTCCAATATCGGTAGGAAATCTTTCTACTTCTCTGGTTGACTTGAATCTTCGGGGTTGTTCAATGAGAGGCACCATTCCAGCAAGTATTGGCAACTTGAGCAGCTTGATAAAACTTGACCTTGGTACTAATAATTTTGTTGGAACCTTTCCTACTAGCATAGGGAAATTAATAAAGCTACAAGGCTTCTATTTACATGACAACCAATTGGAAGGATTTGTTCCGAATCAATTGTGTCAACTAAGGAGCTTGGATTTGTTTACCGTTAAAAGCAACAAGTTCTCTGGCCCTATACCTTCTTGCTTAAGCAATCTTACCTCATTAAGACGGCTTTGGCTTTCTTCAAATAAATTCAACTCAATACCTTCCACCTTGTGGGAGCTGTCCGATTTATTGCTTTTAGACTTATCTTCCAATAATTTAAGTGGATATCTCCCACTAGATAGCGGAAATCTAAAAGCCATAAGTTGGATTTATTTATCAGGAAATCAATTTTCAGGTAGCATCCCAAGAAGCCTCAGCAATCTTATGAATTTGGCTTTTCTTACCTTAGCAAGAAACAAATTTGAAGGGCCCATCCCAGAATCATTTGGTCGTATGGTAAGTTTGGAACAACTTGATTTATCAGAAAATAACTTGTCTGGTGTCATTCCTAAAACATTGGAGGCACTTGTGTATCTGAAATATTTCAATGTTTCTCACAATAAGTTAAAAGGAAAAATCCCGGATGGGGGACCTTTTGCAAACTTCTCAGCTCAGTCGTTCATGGGGAATAAAGAATTATGTGGTGCTCCACGTTTCCATTTTTCGGAATGTAAAATTGAAAAATCCCGAAAATGGAATGCACATATTGTGTTGACATATGTTTTACCTGCAGCAATAGTTGTCACCCTTCTTGTGGCATTCCTTTGCATCCTAAAATTCCGGAAGCACAAGGTGGTCAACAATTCAGAGGTGAATCAATCAGGAGAAAGATGGAGAAGAATATCATACTATGAAATTCAGCAAGCAACAGATAGGTTCAATGATGGCAACTTGCTTGGTGTAgggagttttggaagagtgtaTAAAGGAGTACTCTCAGATGGGACGAATGTTGCAGTAAAAGTGTTTAATCTAGGGCTAGAAGGAGCATTTAGGAGTTTTGATGCTGAATGTGAGATATTGCGCAGTGTCCGCCATCGAAACTTAACCAAAATCATTAGCAGCTGCAGCAACATGGACTTCAAGGCATTGATCCTAAGCTACATGCCTAATGGGAGTTTAGAGAGGTGGCTACACTCGGAACACCATAGCTTGAGTATGATCCAGAGGCTAAACATAATGATAGATGTTGCAGAAGCAATGGATTATCTGCACAATGGTGGTTCTGTACCAATTATACATTGTGATTTGAAACCGAGCAACATATTACTAGATGAAGACATGGTTGCCCACGTGACTGATTTTGGCATTGCAAAATTGCTGAGTGGGGATGACTCCATCACTCAAACCATGAATCTAGCCACAATAGGCTATATGGCCCCTG AATATGGACTTGAGGGAACAGTGTCTAGACAAGGTGATGTGTATAGCTATGGAATTTTACTTATGGAGACCTTCACACAGAAAAAACCCACTGCTGAAATGTTTGTGGGAGAGTTTAGCATCAAAGAGTGGGTGAAAATGTCATGCCCTGATTCACTACTTGATATCATTGATGCAAAATTATTAGTGGAAGAAGGAGAGCCAAATACCAAACAGGATTGCTTGTTGTCTATAGTGACTCTAGCTCTGGATTGCTCAGCTGAGTCACCTGGGCTAAGGAAAAATATGAAAAGTGTTGTGGTTGCGCTCAAGAAGATTAAAAGATTACTCTTGAACTAA
- the LOC130941026 gene encoding receptor-like protein 31, with translation MKMKSILYPTLLSLLHWHVAVVSAARLNMASDESALVAMREHFNSFDPNNVLASNWSSSTSVCNWIGVTCGSSHRRVTALNLSYMALDATIPPHLGNLSFLSRLHLPNNSFHGTLPADLAGLRRLRIINLRFNKFTGSIPSWFETLPKLEYLLLRGNSFSGTVPHFLFNMTSLQYLELSLQLSSTVRYCRLLNSTTTTYPDNCRSASSTIFQT, from the exons ATGAAAATGAAGTCCATCTTATATCCGACCCTGTTGTCATTGCTGCATTGGCACGTGGCGGTGGTATCAGCTGCAAGGCTGAACATGGCTAGCGATGAATCGGCCTTGGTAGCCATGAGGGAGCATTTTAACTCCTTCGATCCCAACAATGTGCTCGCAAGCAACTGGTCTAGCAGTACCTCTGTTTGCAACTGGATTGGCGTCACATGCGGCTCTTCCCACCGCAGAGTAACTGCCTTGAATCTCTCATACATGGCTCTTGATGCCACCATCCCTCCGCATCTTGGAAACCTGTCATTCCTTTCTCGCCTGCATCTACCCAACAATAGCTTCCATGGTACTCTACCTGCTGATCTAGCTGGGTTACGTAGACTGAGGATCATCAACCTCAGATTCAACAAATTCACAGGAAGCATCCCGTCCTGGTTTGAAACTCTACCCAAACTAGAATACCTGTTACTGAGAGGGAACAGTTTCTCTGGCACAGTCCCACACTTTCTGTTCAACATGACTTCCCTGCAATATCTT GAGCTATCCCTTCAGCTATCATCAACAGTTCGTTACTGCAGGTTATTGAACTCAACTACAACAACCTATCCGGACAACTGCCGGAGCGCATCTTCCACCATCTTCCAAACTTGA